The following DNA comes from Anopheles arabiensis isolate DONGOLA chromosome 3, AaraD3, whole genome shotgun sequence.
TTCACCCGGATGTTGTACCGGCCGAACTCGCGTGCCACCACCTTGGTCATCGCTTCCACTCCGGCCTTGCTCGGGGAATAGTTCGACTGTCCGATGTTCCCGGTGCGGGCAACGATCGACGACACGTTTACCATCGACCCAGCTAGCTCGTGCTCGATCATGGCCCGGCCGAAACGTTGCAGCACCAACCACGTACCCTTCAGGTTCACGTTGATCACCGCATCAAAGTCGGACTCGGGCATCTTCAGCAGGAAGTTATCGCGGGTAATACCGGCCGAATTAACGACCACCGTCGGTGGGCGCTTGTACCGGCCAATCACTTCCTTCAGCACGGCATCAACACTGTCGCCGGACGAGACGTCCATCTCGTAGGCCGCATTGTCGCCCGCCGTGAGCGATGCGATCGTTTC
Coding sequences within:
- the LOC120900116 gene encoding estradiol 17-beta-dehydrogenase 8 — protein: MATPLAGKLALVTGAGSGIGRATTKLLARDGAIVVAVDRNVQAAQETIASLTAGDNAAYEMDVSSGDSVDAVLKEVIGRYKRPPTVVVNSAGITRDNFLLKMPESDFDAVINVNLKGTWLVLQRFGRAMIEHELAGSMVNVSSIVARTGNIGQSNYSPSKAGVEAMTKVVAREFGRYNIRVNAIVPGFIHTPMTGTVPQKVKDMIIMQCALRRFGNPEEIAEVAAFLASEKSSYVNGTSIEVTGG